In a single window of the Litorilituus sediminis genome:
- a CDS encoding LysR family transcriptional regulator, protein MDTRVFKTFIAVAENKHFGRAAETLYITQAAVSARIKQLEEFYSTQLFVREKNNLRLTPSGEALIAHAYLMVSQMEQSKLAISLANHQKTSFNIAATPNVWDAFFSNRIHDAMELFVNVALGTEISVREVIQRKLDDKSLDVGLLMDPIKDDDFTNELIGHFDLSLVGSQPEFDKNVEDYILVDWGITFKKEHALHHKVTPHFKTTAAMIALEVIMSKGGFAYLPTELIKEYVESYELFEIEAPVQIKRSIFMVYRKNNNNEDLINRLKELFVKIAVNKKP, encoded by the coding sequence ATGGATACCCGAGTTTTTAAGACTTTCATAGCGGTAGCAGAAAATAAGCACTTTGGCCGTGCTGCTGAAACCTTATATATCACTCAAGCGGCGGTAAGCGCTCGTATAAAACAGTTAGAAGAATTTTACTCTACTCAATTGTTTGTAAGAGAGAAAAACAATTTACGTCTCACGCCCTCAGGCGAAGCATTGATTGCTCATGCCTATTTGATGGTGAGTCAAATGGAGCAATCTAAACTAGCAATTTCATTAGCCAACCACCAAAAAACTTCTTTCAACATTGCAGCTACGCCGAATGTATGGGATGCATTTTTTAGTAATCGTATTCATGATGCGATGGAGCTCTTTGTCAATGTTGCACTAGGCACTGAAATTTCGGTTAGAGAAGTCATTCAAAGAAAATTAGATGATAAAAGTTTAGATGTTGGACTCTTAATGGATCCAATAAAAGACGATGATTTTACTAACGAACTTATTGGGCATTTCGATTTATCTCTCGTCGGTAGTCAACCTGAATTTGACAAAAATGTTGAAGATTACATATTAGTTGATTGGGGAATTACTTTTAAAAAGGAGCATGCTTTACATCATAAAGTCACGCCTCATTTTAAAACCACTGCGGCAATGATTGCCCTTGAAGTTATTATGTCAAAAGGGGGATTTGCCTATTTGCCGACAGAGCTGATTAAGGAGTATGTTGAATCATACGAGTTATTTGAAATAGAAGCCCCTGTTCAAATTAAGCGTTCAATTTTTATGGTTTATAGAAAAAACAATAACAATGAAGATTTAATTAATAGGCTGAAGGAGCTTTTTGTAAAGATTGCCGTCAATAAAAAACCTTAA
- the dinB gene encoding DNA polymerase IV: MQKKIAHIDMDAYYVSIEIRDNPSLANKPVAVGGKSNRRGVLSTCNYIARQYGVSSAMPIGLALKKCPDLVVVQGRMEVYKETSQIIHSIFEKYTDKIEPLSLDEAYLDLSESSLHQGSATLIAQEIREEILKATGLTASAGIAPLKFVAKIASDLNKPNGQCTIVPENIWQFLETLPLKKIPGVGKVTFDKLKELGFETCGDIRRSDEGFLASKFGKYGHVLWKRSHGIDDREVQVSHIRKSVGVERTFEFDISEQSELESIIVDKLLPELRRRSSKYLETRAMSKLGVKVKFNDFQQTTKDQKASEISLDLLKVLLLEAMSRGKGKPVRLLGIHIGLKEPEENSVQLGLEFD, translated from the coding sequence ATGCAGAAAAAGATCGCGCACATTGATATGGATGCATACTATGTCTCGATTGAAATCAGAGACAATCCATCTTTAGCTAATAAGCCAGTTGCTGTTGGCGGTAAATCTAATCGAAGAGGGGTTCTCTCAACCTGCAATTATATTGCAAGACAGTATGGCGTTAGCTCGGCGATGCCAATTGGATTGGCACTTAAAAAATGCCCTGATCTTGTTGTCGTCCAGGGAAGAATGGAGGTGTATAAAGAGACTAGCCAAATTATTCATAGCATATTTGAAAAATACACAGATAAAATCGAGCCATTGTCACTCGATGAAGCCTATTTAGATTTATCTGAATCCTCACTTCATCAAGGATCTGCGACCTTAATTGCCCAGGAAATAAGAGAGGAGATTCTAAAGGCTACAGGCTTAACAGCTTCGGCAGGGATTGCTCCGCTTAAATTTGTCGCTAAAATCGCTTCCGATCTTAACAAACCCAATGGTCAATGTACCATTGTACCAGAGAATATATGGCAGTTTTTAGAAACGTTGCCACTAAAAAAGATCCCCGGTGTAGGTAAGGTAACTTTTGATAAGCTTAAGGAGCTTGGGTTTGAAACTTGCGGTGATATAAGGCGTTCTGATGAAGGTTTCTTGGCAAGCAAGTTTGGAAAGTATGGTCACGTACTATGGAAGCGAAGTCACGGAATAGATGATAGAGAGGTGCAAGTATCACATATACGAAAGTCCGTAGGGGTTGAGAGAACTTTTGAGTTTGACATCAGTGAGCAGAGTGAACTTGAATCGATAATAGTTGACAAGTTATTGCCAGAATTGAGGCGTCGTTCATCGAAGTACCTTGAGACTCGTGCTATGAGTAAGCTTGGCGTAAAGGTTAAATTTAACGACTTTCAACAAACAACAAAAGATCAGAAAGCTAGTGAAATTAGTTTAGATTTGTTAAAAGTATTGTTATTGGAAGCAATGAGTAGGGGAAAGGGAAAGCCTGTAAGGTTACTTGGTATTCATATCGGGTTAAAAGAGCCTGAGGAAAATAGCGTCCAGCTCGGCTTAGAGTTTGACTAA